From one Lycium barbarum isolate Lr01 chromosome 6, ASM1917538v2, whole genome shotgun sequence genomic stretch:
- the LOC132643501 gene encoding zinc finger protein ZAT11-like: MTAMKRSREDDRQVEAEAMANCALMLLSRLNTNNTSLLSTTDHHHNYFECKTCNKRFPSFQALGGHCASHKRPRLLAGAGDFLVQSKKNKLHKCSICGMEFSLGQALGGHMRRHRDEINKTSIMIPVLKKSNSSKRIFSLDLNLTPDDDVDLKLWPMAPVPSPVLRIFI; this comes from the coding sequence ATGACAGCGATGAAAAGAAGCAGAGAAGACGATAGGCAAGTGGAAGCAGAGGCCATGGCTAACTGCGCCTTAATGCTTTTGTCTCGTTTAAACACCAACAACACTTCTTTGTTATCAACAACAGATCATCATCACAATTATTTTGAATGCAAGACTTGCAATAAACGCTTCCCTTCTTTCCAAGCCCTTGGCGGTCACTGTGCAAGTCATAAAAGGCCAAGATTACTTGCCGGTGCCGGAGATTTTCTTGTACAATCCAAAAAGAATAAGTTGCATAAATGTTCTATTTGTGGAATGGAGTTTTCTTTGGGTCAAGCCTTAGGTGGCCACATGAGACGTCACCGCGATGAAATTAATAAAACGTCGATCATGATACCGGTGCTGAAGAAGTCAAACAGTAGCAAGAGAATTTTTTCCTTGGATTTGAACTTAACCcctgatgatgatgttgatttgaAGTTATGGCCGATGGCACCGGTTCCATCTCCGGTTTTACGAATCTTTATTTAA